TGAGAATTGGATAATTCAACTACACCCGAATAGGTTCCCGCTTCCGGATAAACAAACCAGGATGTATCGAATTTGTCGCCGTCAGGATCGCTCGATCCTTCGCAGGATAACTCGACTTTATCTCCTGGTTTGACATTCAATTCGAGAATATCCTTACCCGGCATAGCGTTGATGATTGCAACGGGATTATGGTTGGCGTCTTGAAAGTTTTTCGCAACGCACCAATCCATACGCGCGGCGAAATCGTATTGAAACGCCTCCCGCCAGCGCCAGACGGTTGCCTGAGCCGTGGTGTAAGTCGAACCATCTCGCGCAGTCACTGTATCGCGGCTGTTGGTATAGATGGGATGCGTTTCCGCATAGGATTGGTGAAGAACGTAACGGCCTCCCCAACCGCCGTACGCGGGATTTTGATCGCTGCCCAAACCATTGTTGATGAGATTCAAAAAGGAAGGAGTATCGCCTTCCATGATATAAGCCAGTTTGGGATACAACGCGCCCAAAGGCCCGTGATTCTCGATCACGTTTTCCGTCAGCCAAGGATTATCCACCAGCTCGAAATATTCAAACGGCCCGTTTTTATAGTGCCGGTCTCCAGAAATCCCCGTCCAGGCGGCTTTGTAGTATTCCTTCGAATCGACGCTGCTGGGAGTGACGATGTAATATAAATCGGGATAAGCGATGCGCAGCCAACGCCCCGCATCGTCTTGATCGGAGATGGTATACACCCGCAGCTTGGATACGAATCGCTTTAATTCCGACTCCGTTCGCGCGTATTTTACATCCCACAACGCTTGCGCCAACGTATTGGCTCCTCCCCATATCGAAATCCAAATGGGGCGCTCATCGGGTTGATCCACTACAGCAACGATATGGTTGGAACCCTCCGTGCTTTTTCCGAATCCCACTGCTTCCATTCCGAATCCAGTCTGCCCCTCTTTGGCGACTGACATCAAGCGATCTGCGGCGGGATAGCCTTGGGCATGTTTCAACAGATTATTCCGCACCTGGCCGTATGCTTGGATGTCCCGCTGAATTAAGTCCAGTCTTGGATTCTGGCGCAGCCATACTGAGGTTGTGGCGATGATCCCTTCGACATCGTATTCATTGCTGTATACCAGAAAACGCACGAGCGATTCCTCATCATCCGGTTCGTTGGAGATATCGGTGAGAACGATAACGCGGGGTTTTTCTGCAGCGTACCCACTAAGATATACGGTCATCAAAGCGAATAATCCGATTAATCTTGCATATCGGTTCATGGTTTGATTCCATCTCCTTTTGTTCCGATTCAGCGCTGTTTGTACGAGATATATACTTCTGCGCCCAGAAAGTAAGCAATGATATTGAGTCGTATTCAGTCCGTTTGCAGCGGCGATATTTTCAGAGCCATGCCAAATAGAGAAATTCTTAAGTATTTGTAAATAGTGGATTTTGTTAAAAACGCCTGTTTTTATGTTATATCCAATGTTGGATTATCATGAACTGCGGCGTATTCAATGTAATACTTGTGATATTCCTCCAGGATTTCGTTGGCGCGGTTCAATTTGGCGCATAGAAGTTTCAATAGCGCTTCTCCAATATCGGGATAACGGCGGATCATGGTTTTGATGCGGATTTTTTCTATTTTCAGCAGCTTGGCGTTCTCAACGACGGTGACAGTGGCGGATCGCGGACTGTCGCTGAGGATGGACATTTCGCCTACAATATTGACCGGTTTCACTTCGGTGATGAAAAGCGGTTTGCCGTTGACTTCGCGTTCGACTTTCAACATGCCGGACAGAAGCATATAAGCGCATGTTCCCGCTTCGCCCTGGCGAATCAATACATGGCCGGGGGGATAAAGACGGATATCCTTGGCGAGATCCACGTTGGTTTCTTTAAGAATTTTGAGCAGACTCATAATTTCGCTGGCCGATCATCCACTTGGCGCTTTTTTCGCCGCGAACGGCGAAATCGTTGGAGATGAATATTCTTCCATAATAAAAGGAAGAAAAAATCGGTTCTAATCCTCCATTTCCATCCATTTTTTGAATTCGCCGGAAAATTGTCTTTCATATTCGCAGTGTTCGGCGATAAATTCATTGGCGCCGATGAGTTTGGCGCAAAGGAGTTTTACAATAAATTCAGCTGCTTCGGGATTGCGCCGGAATAAAAATTTGAGCCGAGATTTTTCCAGGCGGATCAATTTCGAGTTTTCGATCGCCGTCACAGTGGCGCAGCGCGGCTTGCCGCTTAAGATGGCTATTTCGCCTACGATATCGATGGGAGTGATTTCCGCAATGAAAACAGGAGGCGGTTTTTTTTCCAATTCCACTTTTAGTTTTCCTTCCACCAAAAGAAAGGCGCACGTCCCCGGCTCGCCCTGGCGCATCAGAACCTGGCCTTTGGCCGCTTCGACGATTTCATTTTCCGACTCGAACAAAAAATAATTCGTCATCATCCAAACATCCGAAAAGATATAATTTAGATTGCGGCAATAAAAACCTTGAACGCATCGTACGCTTCGTTTTTTTAATCCTATAATGGAAATCTCTCGTTGTCTATTTATATAAGCGGGATGGCAGGGGAAAACGGCGCTTGATTTTTTTCATTTCTTCGGGTTTATTGCGCAAACGAATAAAGATGGAATGAAGAAGCAATGTGCGCCAAGACCATTTATCATTATACGCCGGAGATGGACGAACAACTCGTCTCCCCCGGAAGCATCGACGAAAAACTGGATTTCGAGAAAATCTTCGGAAATCGCCATCCGGTGGAAATCGAAATCGGGACGGGAAAAGGACGCTTCATCCTCGCCGAATCGAGACGGCGGCCTGAAACGAACTTCATTGGCATCGAACGGTCGTTGAAATGGATTCGCATCGCTCTTTGGCGCGCCGCCCGCGATCCCCGGCCCAACCGTTTTTTTCTATGTTTGGATGCTGATTTAGTAGTGAAGCTGCTGACGCCGCCTCGTTCGATTGCGGCTTATCACGTCTATTTTCCCGATCCCTGGCCCAAAGACCGTCATCGCAAGCGCCGGCTTTTCAATTCCCGGCTCTTGGAGAAAATGGCGGAGACGCTGGTAGCGGAGGGAAGGCTTTTGTTGAAAACCGATCACGCTGAATATTACGCCGACGCCCGCCAGCGTATTGACGGCAGCGGTTTATTTTCGCTTATGGAAGATAATGTTTCCAACGAGATTATCGAAGATAGGGAGGAAGCCCCGGACTCCGCGACGCATTACGAAATCAAGTTCCGCCAAGAATCCCGCCCCATCTACTCCGCTGCCTATCAAGTAGTAGCGGCGTATTCGTAAAATACAACTACATATTTGTAAATATATTTGACAGAATCAAATTGGCATTTCTGTAACAACGAGATATAATTCAAGATAGGAGGGTTTGAAAACGCCAACGAAAGGAGGCGGTGATCATGTTAGGCCAAATCTCTTGGATCAAGCCTACCGACGTGCCTGTCGAATTGTTATTCTGGTTTCTCATCGGGATAACGCTAGCCGTACTAGCGATTTTATATATCTGCCGGCGATATGCCTATTTCAAAAAAGTGCAAATCCTTCAAGAAGAAATGAAGGCGTTGGAACTGGAAAATGGCGAGAGCCAGACGCTGGAAAGTCTCGTCAAGCGGTATATGCTGAACGAACCGGTTGAAATTCTCTATTCGCTGCGTCTGTTCGACGACTTGGCGCTGAAAGAGATGGGGCGCATTCTTGGTAGTCCGCTTTCTCAGGAATCGAAGAAAAAGTACATCGATATGCTCTATCTGATTCGGCAAAAGACCTATTTCCCCGGCGGCGCGTATTCGCAAGCGCCGGTATCTTTCGATCCTTCCGATCTGCATTCGGCGCTGCCTTCCTACTAGCCGCAGTGGCGGGCCGCCATTCGCTTCGAGTTAACCCTGCGTCTATATTTTTATAAAAATCCTTTTGCAGTATAGGATGGATGTTGCACCCAACCAGAAGAGGACGAACGCTATCGCGTAAAGCAGAGAAGCGTTGACGGGGGAGGTCCAGGGAGCGAAGAGATTTTGCACGATCCAGGAAATCGCATCCATCCGCGCCTCGCCCTGACCGATGGAGATCATTCCCAACAGCTCGCCGCCGATGCTGGAGAGAACGTACACGAATATGGCGTTGCTGCCGAAAACCAGAAAAGGAACAGCCCATTTTCGGTAGCCAAATACGTCGATAATCAGATAGAAGAAAGCGAGTAAATGAAGCGCCAGCCCGGCGGTGAGAAAAACATAGGGAACGGTCCATAGGTTTTTGTTGAAGGGCATCCATGCCGTGAGGATATACCCAAGCAGCAAACAGGCGTCGCCGGAGAGAAAGAGGCCGATCAAACGGCTTTTTTCTTCCTGATGGGAGCGCAGCCAGGTCCCCGCGAAATACCCCAATAACGTCGTAACAATGGCGGGCAAAGTGCTAAAGACGCCCTCCGGATCGAATCCGGCGGCGGGAGCGTTGGGCCATGTGTGTCCGCCGAGAGTATGGTTGTCGATCCACCAGCAGAAGTTGCCGACGGGTTCGATTACGCCTGCGCCATAGCCGGGAACGGGGATGAAAAGCATCCCGATCCAATAGACGGAGAGCAACGCGAAGGCTGACATCCATTGCCAAAAGGGAGACAATCCGATAACGATCCACCCAACGGCGAAATAGCAAATGGCGATGCGCTGGAGTACGCCGGGGATGCGGATGGTGTGGAGATCGAAGTTGCCCAAGGCGTTCAGAAACAGGCCGAGAGCGAAAATGATGAGGCTGCGACGGATGAGTTGCCGGATAAGCGGCGAGTTGTCGCCGCCGCTTTGCAGGC
The sequence above is drawn from the Candidatus Omnitrophota bacterium genome and encodes:
- a CDS encoding heparan-alpha-glucosaminide N-acetyltransferase domain-containing protein, which produces MNEAQIQNNYPKGRLVSLDAFRGFTMMSMVLVNNAGDWEHIYSPLEHAKWNGCTFTDLIFPFFLFIVGVSMSFSFAKRLQSGGDNSPLIRQLIRRSLIIFALGLFLNALGNFDLHTIRIPGVLQRIAICYFAVGWIVIGLSPFWQWMSAFALLSVYWIGMLFIPVPGYGAGVIEPVGNFCWWIDNHTLGGHTWPNAPAAGFDPEGVFSTLPAIVTTLLGYFAGTWLRSHQEEKSRLIGLFLSGDACLLLGYILTAWMPFNKNLWTVPYVFLTAGLALHLLAFFYLIIDVFGYRKWAVPFLVFGSNAIFVYVLSSIGGELLGMISIGQGEARMDAISWIVQNLFAPWTSPVNASLLYAIAFVLFWLGATSILYCKRIFIKI
- a CDS encoding nucleoside hydrolase-like domain-containing protein — its product is MNRYARLIGLFALMTVYLSGYAAEKPRVIVLTDISNEPDDEESLVRFLVYSNEYDVEGIIATTSVWLRQNPRLDLIQRDIQAYGQVRNNLLKHAQGYPAADRLMSVAKEGQTGFGMEAVGFGKSTEGSNHIVAVVDQPDERPIWISIWGGANTLAQALWDVKYARTESELKRFVSKLRVYTISDQDDAGRWLRIAYPDLYYIVTPSSVDSKEYYKAAWTGISGDRHYKNGPFEYFELVDNPWLTENVIENHGPLGALYPKLAYIMEGDTPSFLNLINNGLGSDQNPAYGGWGGRYVLHQSYAETHPIYTNSRDTVTARDGSTYTTAQATVWRWREAFQYDFAARMDWCVAKNFQDANHNPVAIINAMPGKDILELNVKPGDKVELSCEGSSDPDGDKFDTSWFVYPEAGTYSGVVELSNSQGAKTAFIAPPIKERSTIHVILQLKDHGTPPLFSYRRAIVLVEP
- a CDS encoding cyclic nucleotide-binding domain-containing protein — translated: MMTNYFLFESENEIVEAAKGQVLMRQGEPGTCAFLLVEGKLKVELEKKPPPVFIAEITPIDIVGEIAILSGKPRCATVTAIENSKLIRLEKSRLKFLFRRNPEAAEFIVKLLCAKLIGANEFIAEHCEYERQFSGEFKKWMEMED
- the trmB gene encoding tRNA (guanosine(46)-N7)-methyltransferase TrmB, whose product is MCAKTIYHYTPEMDEQLVSPGSIDEKLDFEKIFGNRHPVEIEIGTGKGRFILAESRRRPETNFIGIERSLKWIRIALWRAARDPRPNRFFLCLDADLVVKLLTPPRSIAAYHVYFPDPWPKDRHRKRRLFNSRLLEKMAETLVAEGRLLLKTDHAEYYADARQRIDGSGLFSLMEDNVSNEIIEDREEAPDSATHYEIKFRQESRPIYSAAYQVVAAYS
- a CDS encoding cyclic nucleotide-binding domain-containing protein translates to MSLLKILKETNVDLAKDIRLYPPGHVLIRQGEAGTCAYMLLSGMLKVEREVNGKPLFITEVKPVNIVGEMSILSDSPRSATVTVVENAKLLKIEKIRIKTMIRRYPDIGEALLKLLCAKLNRANEILEEYHKYYIEYAAVHDNPTLDIT